The following DNA comes from Miscanthus floridulus cultivar M001 chromosome 5, ASM1932011v1, whole genome shotgun sequence.
gcgttggtcaactgaccggacgctggatctgaatgcaccggacgctagcaggctgcgtccggtcaggctgacgtacggtgacttagaagctggagtgtgaccggacgctggctgcgtccgatcaagtgtgaccagacgcgtccggtcgaggtcggtaccttactggaaacgaccggacactaagggtccagcgtccggtcagttgaaagctgttgtgtccggtcaagtcaagtgaccgttggaaccaggacacgtggccatctgtgggcgaccggacgctgaggtctagcgtctggtcaacatggccggagcgtccggtcggcccgactgttgcctagtgaaggggtaacggctagtttagcccttggggctataaatagaagtggccttcggtcatggctggggtggagcacctcaagggacttagtgtccatgcttgtgagtgcttgggagccctccatcacacatatacttgatagtgatcattagattgtgtgagtgagcgattctagtacgattgcatcgtgaggttgcatcgagtggcactaggtcatcaagttacaagccggtggtgcttgttactcttggaggttgccacctcctagacggcttggtggtggtctccgtcgaagcgcgcaagaagcttgtgtggcgctctggagaagtgcttgtgaggggcattgtgctcgccccgcgggagccatgaagagcaactctagtaaagcgtgtcattgagctaccctcactcaaggggtaggttcttgcggcacccgatGTGCGGGATTAGCggatgatgctaattagccaccgaaccaccaagtgagcggctgacacaacggggactagcgtgttggcaaacacgtgaacctcgggagaaaaatcatcgtgtcaaccttgttcttcccgttggtttgcatccccattacacaagcttgctattacttttatacatattaagcttgtgtagttgctcttgtaattagatagcttgtgtagcttgctaattaccttcttgcttgtgtagcatagaagtagctcccttgcgtggctaatttggttttaataaccttgttagtcacattgcttagtttgtgtagctaagtatttgcgctctctaattaggcattggttgccttgttattgagcattgctagtgagcatcgttagctttgtgcttttgcttactagcatgtgtaggagctcccttgtcgcttaaagtactagtggcataggtttgtgtaaccttgctcctagaattgtttaggagagctctagctagcccggcacctttgttgcataattgttatctttgcaaggtgctagtgaacatatatagtggggtatagtcttggctagaccgatagttttaattccgcatttgtatcggttagttgacgcgattaagttttagaaaagactattcaccctccctctagtcgccatcttgacccttcagTCTTCTACTAGCAACTCGTGCACTAATTGTAGATACAACACCTGAATTTACAAGTGAAGGAGTTGTTGATTCTATGTTATCTTTATCCTCTTCCACTTCATAATCCTTCATCAATTCATATAGAGAGATTTTCACCTCACTAACTTTCTCTAAACACTCTAAATGTGACTGACCAGTAAGGGTCTCAAGAAACCCAACCAAAAAATCAGTCTTAAACCAAGGGTCAAGAATAGTGGCCAAGCCCATTGGTCCTTGAATCTCCTTCTAGTACTTATCAAATTTCTCTATCATTTCAAATGACATTTGCTCTATAATAGGATTGCCACAAATAGCCCACTGTCCAATCTGCTCTTTAGCCTCACAAATTTTTAGGAGTTGAATATTTGCAGTCACATAATTTGTTTCAGAAAATACTTTAGTAATGTCATTAAACAACTTGAGCCTACAAGCCACTTCCCTAGCAAATTCCCATTCTTCTTCACTAGGAGCACAAACAAATAGCTTCTCAACACGTGTTGCACGGTTAAAAACAGCCTTATAAGGTAAAGCAATACTAAGCATCTTGTAGGTAGAATTCCACTTAGTTTTacaatcaagacctaattcgTGTTTAGTTTTGACCTTGACATGCTTAGCAATCTCTTCAAATTTCTCAACTCTTTTAGGTGTGGCTGTCCAAAAGGCGGCACTTTCATGAATTTTTGCAATTGAATTTTTTATAACCTCTAAACCATCCTTGACAATCAAATTGAGAATATGGGCAGCACAACGCATATGCAATAGTTTCCCCTCCAACATCAGCTTTGACTTGCCTATCTTCTTGACAAGTTCGGGAATTATCTTATCATTTGAGCTGCAATTATCCAAAGTCAAAGTTGAGATCTTTTCATCCAAATTCCACTCCACCAATGCTTCATAGAGCTCTTCACATATAACTTCAGCCGTGTGTAGAGCAGGCACATATATGAACCTACATAGCAACAACAATAATCAAATTTAAATGACAGCAACAAGGTCTAAATAACATAACAACAGCATGATGTAAATATAAATGAGAGCAGCAATAATCAAATTTAAATGATAGCAACAAGGTACCTCATGATTATGCTTCGAAGTGTCCATGAATCATCAATGAAATATGCTGTGATTGCCATGTACCCCCTCCTTTGGTTGTCAGATGTCCACATATCTATAGTAATAGCCACCCTTGACTTAGATCCAGCCATGTATTCTATGGCCTCTTCCTTTCTTCCTTATATGCATCCATTATGTCCTTCCTAAAACCATTTAAACGTTAGTTGACTGAAATATTACCATGTAAAATCACAAAAACAGATATAAAACCAGTATTACCTAATAGTgttttgtgtcaccatcttgaATAATGGCTGAAGTATACtcacaaaccttcgaaaaccAGTATGATCAACCATAGACAAGGGATACTCATGTAGTATAATCATGGCAGCAAGCTCTCTCCTAGCTACTTCTGGATCAAATGTGTAATTCCCCACGGATACTTTCCCTCCCTCATCAGAAGTGAACCTCAAAGCAGATTGTGCAAGACTCTTGTTCTGTCCCATCATCTTGCTTTTCTTCAGTGTGTAGATTTTTAAATGGTCATGGAGATGGGTTGTACCGTTCCTGCTATTCCCCCTAGCTGCTTGTGGCAGTGAAGGCATTGAGCCCTCGCAACACCTAGGACCTTGACTTTCTTGAAATCCTTCCAGACAACTAAAGtcaatttcctttttttttgtcaaaGTCAGTATCTTCAGGTTCAggatcatcatcatcaatttGTATTGGCTGAGATCATTGACAGACTCAGGTTGAGCTTGTGATTCTTGAGGGTTGCTACTCCCAGCACCAGGATTTGAATTTGTTGTGAACCTAAAAACAATTGGCATATCAGTAATCAGTACATATATAAATATGTACATATATAAATCAGTACATATATAAAATCTGTAAACAATGACTGTTAGTGGACTGTGTACATATTTAAATCAGTACATATATAAATCACTTAAATATACATGCATAGCTACAGAGAGCAACTtgtaatataaataaaaatagtaCATGTTCACAGTTGGAAAATATGAAATAAAAAGCATAAAAGGGGTAGCATGCTTGAAACCGAACCCTAGTGATTTCAACAGTTGGAGACCGCTGCCGGAGGATGAAGCTTATGGAGTAGGCGGAGCACGCAGAGCTCCTTCAACCGCAAGACGACTTTTAGTGAACGCCTTTTTCAACCTTAGCGTTGGGGCCTGGCAGAGTGCCTTTCGGTTTGCGGCACCAGATGCCAGCACAAGTGCAACGCACGGCATGATAGCGGGTGCGGCTGCAGTAGCAGGAGCAACACCGCCAGCACTCATGGCGTTTGGTGGCCGGTCCAAGACCGAGGCGGCGTCCCTTTGAGGACCGCCAGACGTGGGTTAGTCAATATTTGAAAACATAGCCACGAACAAAAGTAAACAATGAACTAAACTAGCAATACTACGGTGACAAATGTACATGTATCACGGAACTTGAAATAGCAATAGCAGTTTATGTACGAACAAAACTACGAATGTACATTATTATGATATTTGACTTTTGAGTTTCTGACCTTCCTTCTCCATCGGAGCTCATGGGCGATTCAGATCTAGGTGCATCCATGTCACATGCGAGCTACGACGGCGAGGATCCAAGGCTCCGACGAGGCCGACCTGTGACGGCCACGCGTGGACGGCAGAATCTCCTAGGCCGACGGAGACGGACGATGGAGGCTGGAGGGTGGAACGTCGACGCCTGGAGACCTGGATGGAGGCCGGAGGGTGGATCTACCGAGGCACCGAGCTATAGGCCTGCAGCTGCTGGCAGCCGTGCGCAGTCACGCTCTCACGGTCGCGTCGCCGCTGGGGCTGGGGCTAGATGCATAGGGGTGGAGACGTGGAGTGGGCGGGTAGGAGTGAGTTAGGGTTAGCGTGTATATATACTTCGGGGCTAATGGACCTTCTTGCATGGGCCTTGCGTTAACGACAATCCTACCAATTCTATCCCCGTGGGGATTAAttattctccatctccatcctctaATGGAAGAATTCCCCGATGAACGCAATCCTACCAATTCCATCCCCGTGGGGATTAATTTTCCTCCGTCGTCATCCTCTAATGGAAGAATTCCCTGCGCGGGGAATCGAGATCggtcccattgccatctttaactACAACGTGCAGAGAGGCAGAGGCTCTAttagcttcgctgaaaaaataaattgAAATACTGTTTTGACTAATTCGAGAAAAAAAACTGTTACGGctggaaaaaaaaaaaggaaaaagaaaaggcatTATAATAGAAGCCAACGGGGCCAGAGCAGCCCACACGGGCACCGGCACCCCACCGCACACGGCCGGCCGTGCCCGTGCGCTTCCTTCCCGGCCGCCGCCTTCGAGCTTCCTCGCTTTCCCCATCCCGCATTCCCGTTCACCATCTGCGAAACAGAGGAGGAATGGCcatctcctccttcctctccgttGGCAAGCGCccaatcgtcgtcgtcgtcgccgtcacgCTCTTCATTTTCCTATCctctctcttcctcttcttcagcCCCGGACCGTCGGCGCTCCCGTTtttctcctcctcatcctcccacCTCTCCTCTCAAGTCTCAATTCCCGTCTCCTCTAACGCATCTTCACCCGAAACCCCAACCTCTGTTGCCTCCAACGGGGGCAGCAGCAGCACTTCTGCTGATCGCGTCTCCGTTGACGCATTTCCGCCCGGAACCGGAACCGCCATCGCGTCTGATGCGGTCGGCAACAGCACCGCTGACCCGCCTCGGCCAGACGCCACCGCCGCAGCCGGTGCTGGTGACGCGGAGGCTGACGTGCCCCAACCAGATCACGGCATGCCCCCTGCTGCCACTGAAGCGAGTGGATCGGCAGGCAACGGTGAGACAGCCGCGGGAGTCTCGAGCGAGCGAGATGAGGAGGGGCAAGGCGGCGGCGGAGCCGTGGAGGAGCCGGTGGAGCTGCCGTCGTGGGAGCTGTGCAAGGTGGGGAAGGGGGTGGAGGCCGCAGACTACATCCCCTGCCTCGACAACGTGGAGGCGATCAAGGCACTCAAGTCGCGGCGGCAGATGGAGCATCGGGAGAGGCACTGCCCGACGGAGCCGAGACCGAGGTGTCTCGTGCCGCTTCCCGAGAGGTACCGGCGTCCGGTGCCGTGGCCGCGCAGCCGTGACATGGTGAGGACGCCCGCTTGCTTGCTTCGGTAAGCGAGGAAGATGTTTCCACTTCTCTTTGTTTATTCCCCAATGGATGATTAGTGGTTGTAGTAATTTAATATGCTAATCTGCGCTCCTATACTTTGATTAGGATCCAGTTTTGTAGTATGTGGCCTGCCAGCGCCTTGATTGTGAGATCCAGTCGAGCACACAGTTTTAACATTCTCGAAACTGAATAGCAGACACATGCCTGGAAAGGGTAGTAGAGCTCTGTCATTGATCTTGGATGCAGCCTTACAAGTTTGTGATCTAATATGCCATGCCCATCTTATTGAGCTGTAGTGCTGTACATAAAGCGTGCTTCCAGGTTGGGAATTTTGCCATCCATGTGGTTAGTGGTAACGTGTACTGATGCAAACTTTTTTTAGTCATTCCCGCGAATGACCCTTGGGAACATGGCTATGCTGTATGAATACTGCCTATCAGATGAAAATTCAATGCATGGATATTGAGTTTCCCTTTTCTTTAAATGCAGACTTTATCACATATCTCTAATGCTCAAATTTGGAATGTACCTAGTTTATGCTTTATAACTTTGGTTCAACATTCAGTAAAGTATGCAATTGCTGACCACCTCGCAATATTACATTCCGCTTGCTAATTTCAGATTTGGTATAACAATGTTCCTCACCCAAAGTTAGTGGAATACAAGAAGGACCAGAACTGGGTCAGGAAGTCTGGTAACTATTTTGTTTTCCCTGGAGGTGGGACTCAATTCAAAAATGGCGTGACCGCATACATTCGATTCATTGAACAGGTAGCTATTACTTATGCTCTTTATGTAATTCCAGCTATGTCCAATCATATATGCTTGCATGTGATGCTGCTTTCTGATAGAAGTTCAGTATATTACTGATATTTTTGTAGTATCTTCATTGAAGACCCAGTGTGTCAAAAGAAAAGTCATACTTGCATTCCTTGGATAATCATCACAAATTGGAAAATTTACTCACTTAAACATGACAAATATAATGTTCACCCTTGTCTTTGTCTGTAATAACTCATGGCTTGCGGTTATTGTTTTTATAGATTTTACCAAACATTCAATGGGGAATCCATACAAGAACTGTCCTGGATGTTGGATGTGGTGTTGCTAGCTTTGGTGGATACTTGCTTGACAGGAATGTTGTTACCATGTCCTTTGCACCCAAAGATGAGCATGAAGCTCAGATTCAGTTTGCACTGGAGCGTGGGATTCCAGCGTTTTTGGCAGTGATTGGAACACAAAAGCTTCCTTTCCCTGATAATTCATTTGATGTCATCCACTGTGCAAGGTGTAGGGTCCACTGGTATGCTGATGGCAAGTACTTTGGAACACTGTTATATTCTCATGTAGTTCTTCTCTTCATTttattaagggcctgtttggttcccccTGCTAAAGTTTaactactaaactttagtcacatTAGCTACTAAACTACCAAACAAACTGACTAAAAAGGGACTAAAGTAGTTTCGTCACATTAGTCACCCAAGAGTAGCTAAAAGTGGGCTAAAGTGCCCAGTAGACAAGGGCTGCCCCTCATTATTACTGGTCCCCCACCCTGATTTGGGCATTCATTAGGGATAGTTTGGCCTTTGTTGAACCGTTTTAATGgcctttagtcacttttagtcactAGAACCAAACAtgggtgactaaagtttagtcattgGTTTTGGTAGCTAAACTTTAGCAGGGGAGaatcaaacaggccctaaatacaACATTGTTCACTTATTTTATACACTGTTTTAATGTGATGTGTGTGATATGCatacattttttttttggttaaagCTACTCTACTTGGGGTATGCAGGTGGAAAACCATTGTTGGAGCTCAATAGAGTACTCAGGCCTGGAGGATATTACATTTGGTCTGCAACACCTGTCTATCGCAAAGACCCAAGAGATATAGATGATTGGAATGGTTTGTGATCACTATCTTTCGCCTCATATGTTTCTCATTAATACGAACCTCCAGCATATCATTAGTATCTCAATCAAATTATGCACCTTTGAGGTAATACAAGTGTCATCTAGGTTTCATCCACATGTATTAGCTCCATacgttgaatatatttttttaaGTGAATTTCTAGCTTCAGTCCATATCCATGTCAATGTTAGCATAACAGTTAAGAACAATCTAATAAAAATACAAGAAAAGCAGCAGCTATATGCCAGTAGATGGAACTCATTAGTTAGTCCTTTAGGAATTTGTAGTTATTGCCTTGTTTTTACTAGCATATAATATATGACACCGTTAAATGGTCATACTTAAAATTGAAATGTTTCACACTTTGGTTAATAAAATATATTTGCATCGTACCTTATCTGTTTGTCCTTAGGCCTGCAAATCCTTTTTCTTTTGCAACCTATCATATGATTGAGCAGAGAATAATCTCTAGTTGCTGATTTGATTTGTTTTCAATGGCTGGCAGTGGTGGTTGCTCTGACCAAATCGATCTGCTGGAGGACAGTGGTAAAGTCTCGAGATAGCAATAAGATCGGAGTTGTTATATACCAAAAGCCGACATCAAATTCATGCTACCTTGAGAGAAAAAATAATGAACCGCCTCTGTGCTCT
Coding sequences within:
- the LOC136453461 gene encoding probable methyltransferase PMT23, producing MAISSFLSVGKRPIVVVVAVTLFIFLSSLFLFFSPGPSALPFFSSSSSHLSSQVSIPVSSNASSPETPTSVASNGGSSSTSADRVSVDAFPPGTGTAIASDAVGNSTADPPRPDATAAAGAGDAEADVPQPDHGMPPAATEASGSAGNGETAAGVSSERDEEGQGGGGAVEEPVELPSWELCKVGKGVEAADYIPCLDNVEAIKALKSRRQMEHRERHCPTEPRPRCLVPLPERYRRPVPWPRSRDMIWYNNVPHPKLVEYKKDQNWVRKSGNYFVFPGGGTQFKNGVTAYIRFIEQILPNIQWGIHTRTVLDVGCGVASFGGYLLDRNVVTMSFAPKDEHEAQIQFALERGIPAFLAVIGTQKLPFPDNSFDVIHCARCRVHWYADGGKPLLELNRVLRPGGYYIWSATPVYRKDPRDIDDWNVVVALTKSICWRTVVKSRDSNKIGVVIYQKPTSNSCYLERKNNEPPLCSESDRSRFPWYKPLDSCLFPAVPSSGGGNSWPISWPERLNMKHSTTSNNSSIQFAQEKIDSDTNYWKDLVSEVYLNEFAVNWSSVRNVMDMNAGFGGFAASIIDRPLWVMNVVPVDQPDTLHIIFNRGLIGVYHDWCESFNTYPRTYDLLHMSYLLGPLTKRCHIIEVAAEIDRILRPGRWFVLQDTIDVIRKMDPVLRSLHYKTTIVKHQFLVATKGFWRPGSTGSKS